A genomic segment from Nicotiana tabacum cultivar K326 chromosome 7, ASM71507v2, whole genome shotgun sequence encodes:
- the LOC107821943 gene encoding flap endonuclease 1-A-like isoform X1: MGIKGLTKLLADNAPRGMKEQKFESYFGRKIAIDASMSIYQFLIVVGRSGTEMLTNEAGETTSHLVGMFSRTIRLLEAGIKPVYVFDGKPPDLKKEELAKRYSRREDATDDLAKATEIGNKEDIEKFSKRTVKVTPQHNDDCKKLLRLMGVPVVEAPSEAEAQCAALCKAEKVYAVASEDMDSLTFGASRFLRHLMDPSSKKIPVMEFDISQILEELELSMDQFIDLCILCGCDYCDSIRGIGPQTALKLVRQHGSMESILENINKERYQIPDDWPYEEARRLFKEPLVTDDEQTELKWAAPDEEGLINFLVKENGFNIDRVTKAVEKIKTAKTKSSQGRLESFFKPVSTSAPVKRKGTKCVLVSPNPVTKFKTLSVQSRPMLLGSQIFPSLDLGSNYSVPLSRHVCFGT, from the exons ATGGGAATTAAG GGTTTAACGAAGCTATTGGCGGACAATGCGCCAAGGGGAATGAAAGAGCAGAAATTTGAGAgctattttggccgtaaaatagcCATCGACGCTAGTATGAGCATTTACCAGTTCCTG ATTGTGGTAGGACGAAGCGGTACGGAAATGCTCACGAATGAAGCTGGGGAAACTACTAG TCATTTGGTTGGGATGTTTTCCCGGACAATTAGGCTTTTGGAAGCTGGAATCAAGCCAGT TTATGTTTTTGATGGGAAGCCCCCAGATCTGAAGAAAGAAGAACTTGCAAAACG TTACTCTAGAAGGGAAGATGCCACAGATGATTTGGCTAAGGCTACAGAG ATTGGCAACAAGGAGGATATTGAGAAATTCAGCAAGAGAACCGTAAAG GTTACACCCCAACACAATGATGACTGCAAGAAACTTCTTAGACTGATGGGTGTACCTGTTGTTGAG GCTCCTTCTGAAGCAGAGGCTCAGTGTGCTGCACTTTGCAAGGCCGAAAAG GTCTATGCTGTAGCCTCAGAAGATATGGATTCCTTAACTTTTGGAGCTTCAAGGTTTCTTCGCCATTTAATGGATCCTAGCTCCAAAAAGATTCCAGTGATGGAATTTGATATCTCCCAG ATATTAGAGGAGCTCGAACTTAGTATGGATCAGTTCATTGACTTGTGCATTCTCTGTGGATGTGATTACTGTGATAGCATCCGAG GCATAGGGCCCCAGACTGCTTTGAAGCTTGTACGCCAACATGGGTCAATGGAGAGCATATTGGAGAATATTAACAAAGAGAG ATATCAAATACCTGATGATTGGCCATATGAAGAGGCTAGACGGCTCTTCAAGGAACCATTAGTTACAGATGATGAGCAAACTGAACTAAAATGGGCTgctcctgatgaagaa GGATTGATTAACTTTCTGGTGAAGGAAAATGGATTCAACATTGATAGAGTTACAAAG GCAGTAGAAAAGATCAAGACAGCCAAGACCAAGTCTTCTCAGGGACG GCTAGAATCATTCTTTAAACCAGTTAGCACATCTGCTCCAGTTAAAAGAAAG GGGACTAAATGTGTTCTTGTATCTCCAAATCCTGTTACCAAGTTTAAGACACTCTCCGTACAATCCAGACCCATGCTCCTTGGCAGCCAAATCTTCCCGTCTTTAGATTTGGGATCTAATTACTCCGTGCCGTTATCAAGACACGTCTGCTTTGGCACATGA
- the LOC107821943 gene encoding flap endonuclease 1-like isoform X4 encodes MGIKGLTKLLADNAPRGMKEQKFESYFGRKIAIDASMSIYQFLIVVGRSGTEMLTNEAGETTSHLVGMFSRTIRLLEAGIKPVYVFDGKPPDLKKEELAKRYSRREDATDDLAKATEIGNKEDIEKFSKRTVKVTPQHNDDCKKLLRLMGVPVVEAPSEAEAQCAALCKAEKVYAVASEDMDSLTFGASRFLRHLMDPSSKKIPVMEFDISQILEELELSMDQFIDLCILCGCDYCDSIRGIGPQTALKLVRQHGSMESILENINKERYQIPDDWPYEEARRLFKEPLVTDDEQTELKWAAPDEEGLINFLVKENGFNIDRVTKAVEKIKTAKTKSSQGRYELLSKNLLMVNDVGKNCHSLNFFKS; translated from the exons ATGGGAATTAAG GGTTTAACGAAGCTATTGGCGGACAATGCGCCAAGGGGAATGAAAGAGCAGAAATTTGAGAgctattttggccgtaaaatagcCATCGACGCTAGTATGAGCATTTACCAGTTCCTG ATTGTGGTAGGACGAAGCGGTACGGAAATGCTCACGAATGAAGCTGGGGAAACTACTAG TCATTTGGTTGGGATGTTTTCCCGGACAATTAGGCTTTTGGAAGCTGGAATCAAGCCAGT TTATGTTTTTGATGGGAAGCCCCCAGATCTGAAGAAAGAAGAACTTGCAAAACG TTACTCTAGAAGGGAAGATGCCACAGATGATTTGGCTAAGGCTACAGAG ATTGGCAACAAGGAGGATATTGAGAAATTCAGCAAGAGAACCGTAAAG GTTACACCCCAACACAATGATGACTGCAAGAAACTTCTTAGACTGATGGGTGTACCTGTTGTTGAG GCTCCTTCTGAAGCAGAGGCTCAGTGTGCTGCACTTTGCAAGGCCGAAAAG GTCTATGCTGTAGCCTCAGAAGATATGGATTCCTTAACTTTTGGAGCTTCAAGGTTTCTTCGCCATTTAATGGATCCTAGCTCCAAAAAGATTCCAGTGATGGAATTTGATATCTCCCAG ATATTAGAGGAGCTCGAACTTAGTATGGATCAGTTCATTGACTTGTGCATTCTCTGTGGATGTGATTACTGTGATAGCATCCGAG GCATAGGGCCCCAGACTGCTTTGAAGCTTGTACGCCAACATGGGTCAATGGAGAGCATATTGGAGAATATTAACAAAGAGAG ATATCAAATACCTGATGATTGGCCATATGAAGAGGCTAGACGGCTCTTCAAGGAACCATTAGTTACAGATGATGAGCAAACTGAACTAAAATGGGCTgctcctgatgaagaa GGATTGATTAACTTTCTGGTGAAGGAAAATGGATTCAACATTGATAGAGTTACAAAG GCAGTAGAAAAGATCAAGACAGCCAAGACCAAGTCTTCTCAGGGACGGTATGAATTGCTTAGCAAAAATCTATTGATGGTTAATGATGTTGGAAAGAACTGCCATTCCCTAAACTTCTTCAAAA GCTAG
- the LOC107821943 gene encoding flap endonuclease 1-like isoform X2, translating to MGIKGLTKLLADNAPRGMKEQKFESYFGRKIAIDASMSIYQFLIVVGRSGTEMLTNEAGETTSHLVGMFSRTIRLLEAGIKPVYVFDGKPPDLKKEELAKRYSRREDATDDLAKATEIGNKEDIEKFSKRTVKVTPQHNDDCKKLLRLMGVPVVEAPSEAEAQCAALCKAEKVYAVASEDMDSLTFGASRFLRHLMDPSSKKIPVMEFDISQILEELELSMDQFIDLCILCGCDYCDSIRGIGPQTALKLVRQHGSMESILENINKERYQIPDDWPYEEARRLFKEPLVTDDEQTELKWAAPDEEGLINFLVKENGFNIDRVTKAVEKIKTAKTKSSQGRLESFFKPVSTSAPVKRKETAETTEKGAANKKSKAGGGKKKK from the exons ATGGGAATTAAG GGTTTAACGAAGCTATTGGCGGACAATGCGCCAAGGGGAATGAAAGAGCAGAAATTTGAGAgctattttggccgtaaaatagcCATCGACGCTAGTATGAGCATTTACCAGTTCCTG ATTGTGGTAGGACGAAGCGGTACGGAAATGCTCACGAATGAAGCTGGGGAAACTACTAG TCATTTGGTTGGGATGTTTTCCCGGACAATTAGGCTTTTGGAAGCTGGAATCAAGCCAGT TTATGTTTTTGATGGGAAGCCCCCAGATCTGAAGAAAGAAGAACTTGCAAAACG TTACTCTAGAAGGGAAGATGCCACAGATGATTTGGCTAAGGCTACAGAG ATTGGCAACAAGGAGGATATTGAGAAATTCAGCAAGAGAACCGTAAAG GTTACACCCCAACACAATGATGACTGCAAGAAACTTCTTAGACTGATGGGTGTACCTGTTGTTGAG GCTCCTTCTGAAGCAGAGGCTCAGTGTGCTGCACTTTGCAAGGCCGAAAAG GTCTATGCTGTAGCCTCAGAAGATATGGATTCCTTAACTTTTGGAGCTTCAAGGTTTCTTCGCCATTTAATGGATCCTAGCTCCAAAAAGATTCCAGTGATGGAATTTGATATCTCCCAG ATATTAGAGGAGCTCGAACTTAGTATGGATCAGTTCATTGACTTGTGCATTCTCTGTGGATGTGATTACTGTGATAGCATCCGAG GCATAGGGCCCCAGACTGCTTTGAAGCTTGTACGCCAACATGGGTCAATGGAGAGCATATTGGAGAATATTAACAAAGAGAG ATATCAAATACCTGATGATTGGCCATATGAAGAGGCTAGACGGCTCTTCAAGGAACCATTAGTTACAGATGATGAGCAAACTGAACTAAAATGGGCTgctcctgatgaagaa GGATTGATTAACTTTCTGGTGAAGGAAAATGGATTCAACATTGATAGAGTTACAAAG GCAGTAGAAAAGATCAAGACAGCCAAGACCAAGTCTTCTCAGGGACG GCTAGAATCATTCTTTAAACCAGTTAGCACATCTGCTCCAGTTAAAAGAAAG GAAACAGCTGAGACTACTGAGAAAGGAGCTGCTAACAAGAAATCAAAGGCTGGTGGTGGTAAGAAGAAGAAGTAG
- the LOC107821943 gene encoding flap endonuclease 1-like isoform X3: protein MGIKGLTKLLADNAPRGMKEQKFESYFGRKIAIDASMSIYQFLIVVGRSGTEMLTNEAGETTSHLVGMFSRTIRLLEAGIKPVYVFDGKPPDLKKEELAKRYSRREDATDDLAKATEIGNKEDIEKFSKRTVKVTPQHNDDCKKLLRLMGVPVVEAPSEAEAQCAALCKAEKVYAVASEDMDSLTFGASRFLRHLMDPSSKKIPVMEFDISQILEELELSMDQFIDLCILCGCDYCDSIRGIGPQTALKLVRQHGSMESILENINKERYQIPDDWPYEEARRLFKEPLVTDDEQTELKWAAPDEEGLINFLVKENGFNIDRVTKAVEKIKTAKTKSSQGRLESFFKPVSTSAPVKRKETAETTEKGAANKKSKAGGA from the exons ATGGGAATTAAG GGTTTAACGAAGCTATTGGCGGACAATGCGCCAAGGGGAATGAAAGAGCAGAAATTTGAGAgctattttggccgtaaaatagcCATCGACGCTAGTATGAGCATTTACCAGTTCCTG ATTGTGGTAGGACGAAGCGGTACGGAAATGCTCACGAATGAAGCTGGGGAAACTACTAG TCATTTGGTTGGGATGTTTTCCCGGACAATTAGGCTTTTGGAAGCTGGAATCAAGCCAGT TTATGTTTTTGATGGGAAGCCCCCAGATCTGAAGAAAGAAGAACTTGCAAAACG TTACTCTAGAAGGGAAGATGCCACAGATGATTTGGCTAAGGCTACAGAG ATTGGCAACAAGGAGGATATTGAGAAATTCAGCAAGAGAACCGTAAAG GTTACACCCCAACACAATGATGACTGCAAGAAACTTCTTAGACTGATGGGTGTACCTGTTGTTGAG GCTCCTTCTGAAGCAGAGGCTCAGTGTGCTGCACTTTGCAAGGCCGAAAAG GTCTATGCTGTAGCCTCAGAAGATATGGATTCCTTAACTTTTGGAGCTTCAAGGTTTCTTCGCCATTTAATGGATCCTAGCTCCAAAAAGATTCCAGTGATGGAATTTGATATCTCCCAG ATATTAGAGGAGCTCGAACTTAGTATGGATCAGTTCATTGACTTGTGCATTCTCTGTGGATGTGATTACTGTGATAGCATCCGAG GCATAGGGCCCCAGACTGCTTTGAAGCTTGTACGCCAACATGGGTCAATGGAGAGCATATTGGAGAATATTAACAAAGAGAG ATATCAAATACCTGATGATTGGCCATATGAAGAGGCTAGACGGCTCTTCAAGGAACCATTAGTTACAGATGATGAGCAAACTGAACTAAAATGGGCTgctcctgatgaagaa GGATTGATTAACTTTCTGGTGAAGGAAAATGGATTCAACATTGATAGAGTTACAAAG GCAGTAGAAAAGATCAAGACAGCCAAGACCAAGTCTTCTCAGGGACG GCTAGAATCATTCTTTAAACCAGTTAGCACATCTGCTCCAGTTAAAAGAAAG GAAACAGCTGAGACTACTGAGAAAGGAGCTGCTAACAAGAAATCAAAGGCTGGTGGTG CATAG